A window from Erythrolamprus reginae isolate rEryReg1 chromosome 11, rEryReg1.hap1, whole genome shotgun sequence encodes these proteins:
- the PNRC2 gene encoding proline-rich nuclear receptor coactivator 2: MGGGERFSVPSVQSRNATKSHQQLNNRKKSKDQNSHMKKIHKKERGHGCNPSSVAWQAMHNEGKTTVHFPTNQTWNPALSHSLFMPQTNQNYAGAKFSEPPSPSVLPKPPSHWVTVSFNPADKEIMTFQLKTLLKVQA; the protein is encoded by the coding sequence ATGGGAGGTGGAGAAAGATTCAGTGTTCCCTCTGTCCAGTCCAGAAATGCTACCAAGAGCCATCAACAACTGAATAATAGAAAAAAGAGTAAAGATCAGAATTCCCATATGAAGAAAATtcacaagaaagagagaggacaTGGCTGCAACCCATCATCTGTAGCATGGCAGGCCATGCACAATGAAGGAAAAACCACAGTGCATTTCCCAACCAACCAAACTTGGAATCCAGCTTTATCCCACTCACTTTTCATGCCTCAAACCAACCAAAACTATGCTGGAGCAAAATTCAGTGAGCCGCCATCCCCAAGTGTTCTTCCTAAACCACCAAGCCACTGGGTAACTGTTTCATTTAACCCTGCTGATAAAGAAATCATGACTTTTCAACTTAAGACCTTGCTCAAAGTACAGGCTTAA
- the SRSF10 gene encoding serine/arginine-rich splicing factor 10 isoform X1: MSRYLRPPNTSLFVRNVADDTRSEDLRREFGRYGPIVDVYVPLDFYTRRPRGFAYVQFEDVRDAEDALHNLDRKWICGRQIEIQFAQGDRKTPNQMKAKEGRNVYSSSRYDDYDRYRRSRSRSYERRSRSRSFDYNYRRSYSPRNSRPAGRHRRSRSRSDNDRFKHRNTSFSRSKSNSRSRSKSPAKKEMKAKSRSRSTSRTKSRDNSKMDSKAHYKSSSRLEKESRKNESARSKSQSRSQSRSRSKSRSWASPKSSGH; this comes from the exons ATGTCTCGCTACTTGCGGCCGCCCAACACTTCGTTATTTGTGCGAAACGTGGCCGACGACACCAG GTCTGAAGACTTACGTCGGGAATTTGGTCGATATGGTCCAATAGTTGATGTATATGTACCCTTGGATTTCTACACCCGCCGTCCAAGAGGATTTGCTTATGTTCA ATTTGAAGATGTCCGGGATGCTGAAGATGCTCTTCATAATTTGGACCGGAAATGGATTTGTGGCCGCCAAATAGAAATCCAGTTTGCTCAAGGAGATCGGAAAA CACCAAACCAAATGAAAgctaaggaaggaagaaatgtgtACAGCTCATCTCGTTATGATGATTATGACAGATACCGCCGTTCAAGAAGTCGCAGTTATGAAAGGCGGTCAAGAAGCCGTTCTTTTGATTACAACTATCGCAGATCTTATAGTCCTAGAaa CAGTAGACCTGCTGGAAGACATCGCCGTAGCAGAAGTCGGTCAGATAATGATAG GTTCAAACACCGTAACACATCTTTTTCAAGGTCAAAGTCCAATTCAAGATCACGATCTAAGTCACCAGCCAAAAAAGAAATGAAGGCTAAATCACGGTCTAGGTCTACATCTCGCACTAAATCTAGAGACAACTCTAAAATGGATTCTAAGGCACATTATAAGTCCAGCTCAAGACTTGAAAAAGAATCAAGGAAAAATGAATCAGCTAGATCCAAATCGCAGTCAAGATCGCAGTCTAGATCTAGATCTAAATCCAGATCCTGGGCTAGTCCCAAATCCAGTGGCCACTAA
- the SRSF10 gene encoding serine/arginine-rich splicing factor 10 isoform X2, translating to MSRYLRPPNTSLFVRNVADDTRSEDLRREFGRYGPIVDVYVPLDFYTRRPRGFAYVQFEDVRDAEDALHNLDRKWICGRQIEIQFAQGDRKTPNQMKAKEGRNVYSSSRYDDYDRYRRSRSRSYERRSRSRSFDYNYRRSYSPRNRPAGRHRRSRSRSDNDRFKHRNTSFSRSKSNSRSRSKSPAKKEMKAKSRSRSTSRTKSRDNSKMDSKAHYKSSSRLEKESRKNESARSKSQSRSQSRSRSKSRSWASPKSSGH from the exons ATGTCTCGCTACTTGCGGCCGCCCAACACTTCGTTATTTGTGCGAAACGTGGCCGACGACACCAG GTCTGAAGACTTACGTCGGGAATTTGGTCGATATGGTCCAATAGTTGATGTATATGTACCCTTGGATTTCTACACCCGCCGTCCAAGAGGATTTGCTTATGTTCA ATTTGAAGATGTCCGGGATGCTGAAGATGCTCTTCATAATTTGGACCGGAAATGGATTTGTGGCCGCCAAATAGAAATCCAGTTTGCTCAAGGAGATCGGAAAA CACCAAACCAAATGAAAgctaaggaaggaagaaatgtgtACAGCTCATCTCGTTATGATGATTATGACAGATACCGCCGTTCAAGAAGTCGCAGTTATGAAAGGCGGTCAAGAAGCCGTTCTTTTGATTACAACTATCGCAGATCTTATAGTCCTAGAaa TAGACCTGCTGGAAGACATCGCCGTAGCAGAAGTCGGTCAGATAATGATAG GTTCAAACACCGTAACACATCTTTTTCAAGGTCAAAGTCCAATTCAAGATCACGATCTAAGTCACCAGCCAAAAAAGAAATGAAGGCTAAATCACGGTCTAGGTCTACATCTCGCACTAAATCTAGAGACAACTCTAAAATGGATTCTAAGGCACATTATAAGTCCAGCTCAAGACTTGAAAAAGAATCAAGGAAAAATGAATCAGCTAGATCCAAATCGCAGTCAAGATCGCAGTCTAGATCTAGATCTAAATCCAGATCCTGGGCTAGTCCCAAATCCAGTGGCCACTAA